The Oncorhynchus nerka isolate Pitt River linkage group LG15, Oner_Uvic_2.0, whole genome shotgun sequence genome contains the following window.
gaaatgtacagcgacatgATTCAGCACATGGGCTGtgcttacagtattctccctgtacaccaagtcagaaccgtaggataaataccgggggcatataagcagacaatgaaagcttttACAATTttcaatgatgacatttctctaaaacaggctataggctacatgtgcaccaccaagtcagaacagtaggctaagttctgagggggaaagggaccaaattattagggtgagacaCATAGGCTACTAActgcttactacacaacatacacttagtattactttcttagctacagtatacatatctccctggcatattacatcatttatgcaccAGTATACAAGACATATTTTTGGACTAActgttgttgtgctgtgctcacttgaacaggaaggtggagcAGCGGTCCTTCTTGTTGGTAAACTTACTcaagtcacaccctgatctgtttcacctgtctttgtgcttgtctccacccccctccaggtgttgcccatcttccccattatcccctgtgtatttatacctgtgttctctgcttgTCTGCTGCCCGTTTGTtttgttcgtcaagcctaccagcggttttcTCCTTGCTCATATCTGTTTCTAGtttctgttttctagttttcctggttttgaccattctgcctgctctgTCCCTGCCTGCCGTtccgtaccttgtcacaccatCCTCGATTATTGACCTcttcctgccctgaccctgagactgcctgccgttctgtaccttttggactctgacctggattactgacctcttcctgtcctgaccctgagcctgcctgcagttctgtaccttttggactctgacctggattactgacctctgcctgccccccGTTCTAGTAATAAACATTTGTTACTTCGACACAAAAACGACTTTtgcaccacacagaacacacagcaaCTGCCTCGGCAACGCTGCAAGGCAAATGCAGCGCTCCATTGGAAATGgatgtacttctggtgtacccAAACACAAAGAGGTTGTCTGTGTGATCGACGCGTGAACAAGCCCAATGTCCTCCAGATGCATAGAGGTTTTGTTTTGCCAGATGCCTAGCCTGCATTTTCCATACTTGACGCACAGGCGCTTCACTTTTCAACTAGCTAAAAATCGATCTAGTTGCAGTGTCTGTGTGTACTTCTGTTTGTACCACTACATGGTAACGCAACACACAAGCTTAAAATATTGAACGCATGTGGTACATAGAACGCACCGCAGCCTACTGCAGCACGCCTTAGTGTTGCGGACTGCTCCATTGACAAGGAATGACTTCCGCTGGAACACAAAGTGTTCGACGCATTTGGCGGACATGAGACGTAACGCTTCAAACACACCAACTGTATAAAGGCGGAAAATATTAGGCAGCATCATCTAGATATGTGtgcaacattcaccttctgctaccatttctgtcaaccTGTTTAACGCATACAGTTTGACGCATATGTTCGATAAATCCAacgtatgcaccacacagaaTGTATTGCcactgcctctgcaacgcaatgctgcacggcaaacgcagcgttccataggaaatgaatgtacttctgggGTGCCAAAATGCAAACACACCGTCGGTGTATTCAAAGCGTTGGGGGAGTGAGAGCGGCGTCGGTCCTTCCcgctctccctccactgagaAAAGGGGAGATATTCTTCCAGCTGATGTCATAATTCAAGTCACACTGCATTATTTCATGCGCATATTcgtgttgttactcctatgaccggagaaagtgaaatattcctccaTATTAAAAAAGACTCAGGCCACTAATAACGCAAGATTATCAGAGTACTTTGCTATTatcattcattgcagctgcagtgctggttgagTGAACGGACCGGAGAAGACATATTTTATCTCTTAGAAAAGTGTGGAACAAAGTGACAGTGCTGAAAAACAACTTAAACATTAATTTACTGATAAAAACAGCAAGTATTTGCTGTATTCCTTGGGTCTCTCTCTAGTGATGGTTTTAAAAGTTTTGCTATTTCACGGTACCGGCTTTGCTGTTTATTcaatgttctttttttttttctacagTCTACGGCTCGAGAAAGCTGTTCAGACACGTGATATGAgatatctgattggccagcggtagacctatgggtgcacttgatttgctctctgggccttCCGGGTAGGCGGAGTTTTACCGTCAGACAAATGAAATGGTTCAACATGGGAAAACTTTGCCTTCCCGGTTCTAGTTCCTCATCAATTATAATTCCTTATTCTATGGTTATAACCTGGCATCCATAGCTTTGTAAAGTGGTTACACTGCTCCAGACCCATCCGTTTTTCAAATCACAGGTTGCCCCTTTAAGCATGTGGAACAGCCAGAAGACTCATTCATACAGGTTATGAGAAAAGAGGTTATGATGTTTTTACTAGGGGATAAAGAATCCCATTTACACTACACAATAGCCATAATAACACCTagtttggacacacacacacacctattttcacacacacacacacacacacacacacacacacacacacacacacacacacacacctattctcacacacacacacacacacacacacacacacacacacacacacacacacacacacacacacacacacacacacacacacacacacacacacacaggtaaaggGAAATTTCCAGGCTATGAGATTATACGAGTGGAAATCTAACAGCAGAAAAACAAGTAGATGTTGTTTTATGGAAACTCAAAAACTCCCAGCAGCCTCTGTTGTGTTGAAAGGCTTTCACCGGCCCTGCAAGTagacacacactctcacaaaggacacacacaccctcattcaTGGAACAATGGTGCACTGATTGCGGTTGAAAAAATATCCTACGACTCTTTTGTCAGTGTCATTACGCCTATTCATCATCATAAACAACAACGTAATCGTCAccttcatcatcttcatcatcatcatcaccatcatcatcatcattaccgtcatcatcatcaccatcatcatcatgctCATTATCAATATCattatcatcatcctcatcatcatcatgctGAATATATAGAACAGGGCTCTATAGTATGGAGTTACAGATGTATGTGTGTGAAAAAATCTGACTCATTGACGGAATGTAAAGAGGATTTAGCAACCAGAAACGGCCCAGTCTACTGCAGACAGTGAGTTGTGTAGGCTAGGTAGTACAGTACAACCCTCTGGTTGATCACGACTCTGCTGCAGACAGTGAGTTGTGTAGGCTAGGTAGTACAGTACAACCCTCTGGTTGATCACGACTCTGCTGCAGACAGTGAGTTGTGTAGGCTAGGTAGTACAGTACAACCCTCTGGTTGATCACGACTCTGCTGCAGACAGTGAGTTGTGTAGGCTAGGTAGTACAGTACAACCCTCTGGTTGATCACGACTCTGCTGCAGACAGTGAGTTGTGTAGGCTAGGTAGTACAGTACAACCCTCTGGTTGATCACGACTCTGCTGCAGACAGTGAGTTGTGTAGGCTAGGAGGTAGTACAGTACAACCCTCTGGTTGATCACGACTCTGCTGCAGACAGTGAGTTGTGTAGGCTAGGTAGTACAGTACAACCCTCTGGTTGATCACGACTCTGCTGCAGTCAATACTGCTCTGCCTTTCTgtctgatgcacacacacacaagcacacaagacacacacacgcacacacacacacacacacacacacacattcactctctttctctcgctctctatttctgtctgtaGGACTCATGAAACGTGTTATGCAATAAAGTCAATAAAGTCAAGTCCCTGACTCAATGTCCTCTaactcccactctctcctcttccgccCCTAAAGGAGACGCACACTATAATACATGAtcaaaaatgttttttattaatttcaaaaatatatatttcacattAGATTGAGACCCACAATTGCACAAATTCTGCACATTTGGTCGGCTATTAGTAGTGTTCAAGTCCCTGGTGCAAATACTATTCACAGTCATATCTACATTTAGCAGAATGCATTTGTGGAAATCAAACATGCTTGTTTTTCCTCGTCCACAAACCCTTATAAACCAGTCCAGTCTGTCTTTGGCTCCTTCACTGAATCTGACACTTCTCCAGCGGCTTGCCCGGCTTCCGTGCGGAGTCGGGGCCGAGGACTTGACGGAGATCAGTGCTGAAACTCGGCCGTCGAGCGAGCGGATACAGCGCCCCACACGGAGCCTTACAAACGGTGGCCTGGCTCCCTCTCCCGGCCGCTCTGCACTCTTTCAGCGCCTGGTACGACCGAATCGAAACTTTGCGGTGCTGCGACGGACTAGTTTCCGTTGGCAACCCGCCCCGTTTAGCCAGAGCCTCGAATACCTCCTCCAGATTAGTGCGGTCTTTGGCGGAGGTCTCGAAGTAGGCGCAGTCCTCACCGAGGGCTCGGAGCACCTCTGCCCGGGAAAGTACTCTCTCCGCTGGGGACAAGTCCACCTTGTTAGCGCAGACTACCGTGGGGACCCGTGCTCTCTGGCCCGGCCTGGTGGGCTTGAGGAGCTTGGTTTTGGCCGCGAGGATCTCAGTGCGCAGGGCACACACCTCCTCGAACGAGCTCCGGTCGTCCAGGGTGAAGACCAGAAGGAATATGTCACCTATACAAATCACAGGAGGACACCGAAATATTATAGCCTATATTTTCATTATAGCCTACATTGTCTTATTCTCATTAGCCATTTGAACTGAAGTTCCTTCTGGGATAaaggttatattatattatgttttaTTATATTCTATATGCTATTCTATCCATAACTTATACGTCCATatacacatatttatattctcTCTCATCGTTTATAAAGCAAGCATGTCCACTTTTACGCACACCACATCTACGTGGAGAGAGAGACTTATTCATTTGTGTGCATTTACATCTTTAACACTGCGATAACAACAACTGTTGAGGCACCTCCAGCTCCAACATAGAGACCATGATAAGGACTCCCGTTATTGCCTCCATTCCCGTTACGCACCGGTTAGTATAGAGAGCCTGCGTTTCGCCGGGAAGCTCCTCTCTCCGGAGGCGTCCAGTACGTCGATCTGATACGTCTCCCCGCGGATGTGGAACATTTTCCGGAGGAAATCCTCGGAAGTGGGCTGGTACTCCTCCACGAAGCCGTCCCAGAGGTACCGTCGCAAGATTGAAGTCTTGCCCACCCGGGGCGCACCCAGAACCACGATGCGCCTGCAGTTCTGCGGCTTGGTGGAGCTCAGCGGGTCCTGCGGAGTGTCCTGGGCGAGCCTTGGGTCGTCCTCGCCTAACCGAATCTGCCCCTGGAGAACCAGAGCAGATAGCTGGTCCAGTGGCGACCTCTTGCAAGAGTGGCCATCGGAGGGAGGTGGAAGCCAGCTAGCTGTGCTTTGGGACCGCACCACCCTCCCCTTCTTTTCCTGGTGCTTCCACTGAGACGTGACCATTTTAAGGAAACCCATGCTGGCTTTGAGCCCCGGTGAGTTCAGGTGCTGGGTTACGTTTTTGTATGCCAGCAGGACCTTGGAGGAGCCGGGGCTCAAGGCTCTGGTCCCGGGGAACTGAGAAGGTTCAGCCCGCTGATGGGCGACGGgcatgttggttgtggtggtCGGTGAGCAAGTTGATGGGTTACCTTTTACCTCCATAATGTTGTCTCACTTAAGTGGCATGTGAAACGTAGCCTGTACTAGCCTGTAGGGCAGTGTGGATGCCTGGCTGGATCCTGTAATATTCCAACCTGTCAGGTTTGGAAACTACATGTGGTCCTCGTGACACCTGTGTGTTTGCGCACATCTAGTCTGGGTGGTACAGAAACAGATGTCTTTTGGTGTTGTTTTTATACCCATGCACGCGCCTGGCTCGTCCGCGTCACACGGCATGGGTCATCTGCTCGTCTCTCCCAACAGCTAGTTGCCAGAACTGCTGATTGACAGACGCGGAGAGATTGTTATGTTCTCCGGAGGACACGGAGTGTTCGACGATTATGGAACAATGGAAGCGGCCAGTTCTACTGCAATGTGCACGGCCAAGACAGGCACTCTGGGGGTATTGCGCACGCTGTGGAGGTTGGATAAATTGAGGCTATGGGAGATTGTGATGATCTGGTGTTTTGAATTCAATATCAACATACAAAGAAGCCGTATGTATTTGTTTACCAACTGCTGGCACACGGTGACACATCTGGCCTTTAGCCTTTTTGTATGAGCCTTACAAGCCTATTCACTATTGGCGAGATCAATGAcattctctttcctttccttttttttcattacattttgtgATTAAATACTCCAACAAATAAAGGCCTAATGTATTGAGTAACAAAACATGAGAGCATCggcaacatatatatatatatatatatatacgaggATCACCAAAGTGCCATAGTTGCAATTTTATACAAATAGTATGTGTTACTATTGTGCTGCCTACCGCCTAGAATTAGGTTTGATTAATTTTCTTCGAGGGAAATTCTCATTCGGCGCTGTTGTATTTAATTGTTGTCCGACAGAAAGTGAGCATCCCTTTAACAGCAGCCAAGCGTCCGTTGCCATGGGTACCGCGAGGCAGCGGGGAGAAAGAGACACGAATGACAAGGCTAGATGCTAGCTATCAAAAGTTTACTCAACGAAGAAGTTGCTTTTGTATACATTGTATAAATGTCACTGTTTAGGGACAATTGTAACTTTCTTGTCTCCCTGCGTGACACCAATTTACATTAGCTCAAACAACTTGCTCAGCTGCCGAGTtgactaactaactagctaggcTACAACTAACTAACGTTACCTTAGCTAGCCTAAGCATTGACATGGCAAGTCTAGGCAAATCGACTGGCAAAACTCCCAAAAAGGAGGCGAGACCTCGGACCCCGCCAGGTATGTAAtaatatagctagctaacatagctgttatactattagctagctaactaaacacacacacttaacattatcctcctgacccctcccaatcttcctctctctgtttgttaaCGTTAGTCCATACGTGTgtgtggggaggaggggggggtatGGGTGAGAAGAATGTAGCAGGCCGGGTAGATAGTCATGAACGAGAatttgttctcagtcaacttacctggtaaaataagtgtgaaatcaaataaaaataaaagagagggagaaagaagagagatagGAACAAGACCACCAAGGACACAGTGAAATCTAATTTCCTGTTTTTACTCTGTAAAAGAGACATTCTCGAGGCATAGGTCTGTATTTGTTTACGTGGGGCTCTGTCGttatgtgtgtatgtttatctgtgtgtgtgtgtgtgtgtgtttatttttgtgtgaacgctggtgtgtgtgtgtgtacataatgAGGATGCAGTCACAAAAGTGAGTGCATGTGGAGCCTCAGTGTCCCCGTTGCCTTCCATTGTGTGCCAAGGACACCCACTATGAAGGATGAGACTCCTGCAGTTTTTCCTTTTATCCCTTCTGTGGCCTTCCCTCACTCTCCGCAAGGTGCTACCCTCCTCTGAAAACCACACAGAATGTACTGAGTCTCAGAACaggtggcagggagaggaggggggttagAAAAGGATAGAAAAGCAAAAGGTAGAGAAGCAAAAGTTGTGTGGTGGTCATGGTAACCAGGGACAGACTCAAAAGATGAGCGGTGGGTTGTGTGGTGGTCATGGTAACCAACGGCTGACTCAACTAACCAAGGACCGACTCAAAAGATGAGCGGTGGGTGTGTGTGGTCATGGTCACTCAAAAGATGAGCGGTGGGTTGTGTGGTGGTCATGGTAACCAGGGACAGACTCAAAAGATGAGCGGTGGGTTGTGTGGTGGTCATGGTAACCAGGGACAGACTCAAAAGATGAGCTGTGGGTTGTGTGGTGGTCATGGTAACCAGGGACAGACTCAGGAGATGAGTGGTGGGTTGTGTGGTGGTCATGGTAACCATGGACCGACTCAAAAGATGAGCGGTGGGTTGTGTGGTGGTCATGGTAACCAGGGACAGACTCAAAAGATGAGCGGTGGGTTGTGTGGTGGTCATGGTAACCAGGGACAGACTCAAAAGATGAGCTGTGGGTTGTGTGGTGGTCATGGTAACCAGGGACAGACTCAGGAGATGAGTGGTGGGTTGTGTGGTGGTCATGGTAACCATGGACCGACTCAAAAGATGAGCGGTGGGTTGTGTGCTGGTCATGGTAACCAGGGACAGACTCAAAAGATGAGCTGTGGGTTGTGTGGTAGTCATGGTAACCAGGGACAGACTCTGTTGCAGTTGGAGCGCTGAAGATGAACAGAATTGcataactatgtgtgtgtgtgtgtgtgtgtgtgtgtgtgtgtgtgtgaatattctGCTCCACTCTTTCTCTCAAGATCAGGAGGTCAGTAGGTGATGTAACAATAGCTTTGCTAGCAGCAAATCACGGTCTACATTTCAGATGTAGCCTGGATCTATGGGTTAGTGTTTGTAAAGTCAGATGCTGTTGGTTCAGTAGTTCAGATGTAGCCTGGTCTATGGGTTAGTGTTTGTAAAGTCAGATGCTGTTGGCTCAGTAGTTCAGATGTAGCCTGGTCTATGAGTAGGTGATTGTTAAAACTGATGCTGTTGGTTCAGTAGTTCAGATGTAGCCTGGTCTATGGGTTAGTGTTTGTAAAGTCAGATGCTGTTGGTTCAGTAGTTCAGATGGAGCCTGGTCTATGAGTAGGTGATTGTAAAGTCAGATGCTGTTGATTCAGTAGTTCAGATGTAGCCTGATCTATGGGTTAGTGTTTGTAAAGTCAGATGCTGTTGGTTCAGTAGTTCAGATGTAGCCTGGTCTATGGGTTAGTGTTTGTAAAGTCAGATGCTGTTGGTTCAGTAGTTCAGATGGAGCCTGGTCTATGAGTAGGTGATTGTAAAGTCAGATGCTGTTGATTCAGTAGTTCAGATGTAGCCTGGTGTATGAGTAGGTGATTGTAAAGTCAGATGCTGTTGGTTCAGTAGTTCAGATGTAGCCTGATCTATGGGTTAGTGTTTGTAAAGTCAGATGCTGTTGGTTCAGTAGTTCAGATGTAGCCTGGTCTATGGGTTAGTGTTGGTAAAGTCAGATGCTGTTGGCTCAGTAGTTCAGATGTAGCCTGGCCTATGGGTTAGTGTTGGTAAAGTCAGATGCTGTTGGTTCAGCAGTTCAGATGTAGCCTGGTCTATGGGTTAGTGTTTGTAAAGTCAGATGCTGTTGGTTCAGTAGTTCAGATGTAGCCTGGTCTATGGGTTAGTGTTGGTAAAGTCAGATGCTGTTGGTTCAGTAGTTCAGATGTAGCCTGGTCTATGGGTTAGTGTTGGTAAAGTCAGATGCTTTTGGTTCAGTAGTTGGCTGTGTGTGTCATCCCAGGAAACTTGGTTTTCCCCATGTGAGTGCAAGCCAAAACAAATACACTCAGAAATGGGGAAGCTGGGTTTATTATTCAGAGTTTGAACAGGTGCCATGTTGGCCCCATATGCTTGGAATGAAACAGTtggttctctcctgtcctcatccTGTCCTCTCGTCTCCAGAGAAGAAACGTCTGAAAGTGTCAGAGGATTTCTCCTCGTGTCTGAGTGAAGAGCAGCCTCAGAGCCCcactcttaaaggagaggacatcCAGGCCCTGGCCATCAGACCTGAGGACctggagaaggtgtgtgtgtgcatgtgtacataatgtttgtgtgtgcgtatgtgtgtatgtgtgtgtacataatgtgtgtgtgtatgtttgtgtgtgtgggtgtgtgtgtgtgtacgtaaggtgtgtgtatgttttgtgtgtgggtgtgtgtgggtgtgtgtgtacgtaaggtgtgtgtatgtttgtgtgtgtgggtgtgtgtgggtgtgtgtgtacgtaaggtgtgtgtatgtttgtgtgtgtgggtgtgtgtgggtgtgtgt
Protein-coding sequences here:
- the rasd2b gene encoding GTP-binding protein Rhes, translated to MEVKGNPSTCSPTTTTNMPVAHQRAEPSQFPGTRALSPGSSKVLLAYKNVTQHLNSPGLKASMGFLKMVTSQWKHQEKKGRVVRSQSTASWLPPPSDGHSCKRSPLDQLSALVLQGQIRLGEDDPRLAQDTPQDPLSSTKPQNCRRIVVLGAPRVGKTSILRRYLWDGFVEEYQPTSEDFLRKMFHIRGETYQIDVLDASGERSFPAKRRLSILTGDIFLLVFTLDDRSSFEEVCALRTEILAAKTKLLKPTRPGQRARVPTVVCANKVDLSPAERVLSRAEVLRALGEDCAYFETSAKDRTNLEEVFEALAKRGGLPTETSPSQHRKVSIRSYQALKECRAAGRGSQATVCKAPCGALYPLARRPSFSTDLRQVLGPDSARKPGKPLEKCQIQ